The Cucumis melo cultivar AY chromosome 5, USDA_Cmelo_AY_1.0, whole genome shotgun sequence genome has a segment encoding these proteins:
- the LOC103499571 gene encoding pathogenesis-related protein PR-4-like, whose product METRSMVTFVMLLCSCLVMMSKAQSGSNVRATFNLYNAPQINWDLNAVSAFCSTWDANKPLEWRSQYGWTAFCGPIGPHGQDSCGLCLLVTNVQTGVQETVRIVDQCSNGGLDLDVGVFQSLDTDGNGNANGFLTVNYDFVNC is encoded by the exons atggAGACAAGAAGTATGGTGACGTTTGTAATGTTGTTGTGTTCATGTCTTGTAATGATGTCCAAAGCTCAAAGTGGGAGTAACGTTAGAGCAACATTTAACTTATACAATGCTCCACAAATCAATTGGGATTTGAATGCTGTGAGTGCATTTTGTTCAACTTGGGATGCAAATAAACCTTTGGAATGGCGTAGCCAATATGGATGGACTGCCTTTTGTGGCCCTATTGGACCTCATGGCCAAGACTCTTGTGGCCTATGTTTATTA GTGACTAATGTTCAAACAGGAGTTCAAGAAACAGTGAGAATTGTAGATCAATGTAGTAATGGAGGGTTAGATTTGGACGTTGGAGTGTTTCAAAGTCTCGACACCGATGGAAATGGCAATGCTAATGGCTTTCTCACAGTCAACTATGATTTTGTGAATTGTTGA
- the LOC103496095 gene encoding photosystem II reaction center W protein, chloroplastic-like, with translation MASTLLPHSRLLLKGSSKLLPSSTMAAPRLPTLQKMKMGRIKCKVEEKPEGKKSEESMVPGTVAAVAMAALAAAGPAVALVDERMSTEGTGLPFGLSNNLLGWILAGMFGLIWALYFVYASSLDEDEDSGLSL, from the exons ATGGCTTCTACTCTGCTTCCTCACTCCAGGCTTTTACTCAAAGGATCATCCAAGCTTCTTCCATCCTCAACAATGGCAGCTCCCA GGTTGCCCACGTTGCAAAAGATGAAGATGGGAAGGATAAAATGTAAGGTGGAAGAGAAGCCAGAAGGGAAGAAGTCAGAAGAAAGCATGGTTCCGGGGACAGTGGCCGCAGTGGCGATGGCTGCATTGGCGGCAGCAGGACCTGCGGTGGCGCTGGTGGATGAGAGGATGAGCACAGAAGGGACAGGGCTGCCTTTTGGTTTGAGCAACAACCTTCTTGGGTGGATTTTGGCTGGGATGTTTGGTTTAATTTGGGCTCTATATTTTGTCTATGCTTCATCCTTGGATGAGGATGAAGATTCTGGTTTGTCTCTTTGA
- the LOC103496108 gene encoding E3 ubiquitin protein ligase DRIP2-like isoform X5 has product MAFKMPDHNLQDIRAKIFPLKRRKICAPEISPLASLPVKRKERSLSSLVVNTPKVSMQSGGLTGRRSKNVGRTAAALRGCNFGTEEPLKKEEDSGKDHTTSSSSSEYLKSVRFRQRRQDSSMAEPSNSLRHEHLKNNVEAVEGKADLWTPLNCLVEAANRTKSTKLNFQGSSTAKLEPSNVADCDVDAQESKEKALSLGAPNYGLYMPKARNKEHGSNPKAKDNHNNGTTSLPETMKRKRLRATARNKAAASGELGSPAQLVLDASAAKCRRNSPIWFTLIASEDSFRKGGFPLPQISTPYLRIKDGKMPVSSIQKYLVKKLDLKSEAEVEILCRGQPVLPTQQLQNLVDLWFRTASTAKKVPASVGSSAKDFVMVLSYCRKVQTP; this is encoded by the exons ATGGCTTTCAAGAT GCCAGACCACAATTTACAAGATATAAGGGCCAAAATATTCCCGCTCAAACGGAGAAAGATTTGTGCACCTGAAATTTCACCCTTGGCTTCATTGCCTGTAAAAAGGAAGGAGAGATCGCTATCTTCATTGGTCGTAAACACTCCCAAAGTGTCAATGCAGAGTGGTGGTTTGACTGGAAGAAGATCCAAGAATGTTGGAAGAACGGCTGCTGCTTTACGAGGATGTAATTTTGGCACCGAGGAACCgctaaagaaagaagaagattctGGAAAAGATCATACAACTAGTTCCAGCTCTTCTGAATATTTGAAAAGTGTTCGCTTTCGGCAGAGAAGGCAG GACTCATCTATGGCTGAGCCTTCTAACAGTCTAAGACACGAGCATCTCAAGAATAATGTAGAAGCAGTAGAAGGAAAAGCTGATCTCTGGACACCATTGAATTGTTTGGTTGAAGCTGCTAACCGAACGAAGTCTACCAAGCTAAATTTCCAAGGGTCATCAACAGCCAAACTAGAACCATCTAATGTTGCTGATTGCGATGTTGATGCACAAGAAAGTAAGGAGAAAGCACTGTCACTTGGAGCTCCAAATTATGGATTATATATGCCAAAAGCAAGAAATAAGGAGCACGGAAGCAACCCAAAGGCAAAAGATAACCATAATAATGGGACCACGTCACTCCCAGAAACCATGAAACGCAAAAGGTTGAGGGCAACTGCTCGCAACAAAGCAGCTGCATCTGGTGAGCTTGGTTCTCCAGCACAACTCGTGCTTGATGCGTCAGCTGCTAAATGTAGAAGAAATAGTCCAATCTGGTTCACATTAATAGCTTCGGAGGACAG TTTTAGGAAAGGTGGTTTTCCGTTGCCTCAAATATCAACTCCGTACTTGAGAATAAA GGATGGGAAAATGCCTGTTTCTTCCATCCAAAAGTATCTTGTAAAGAAACTAGATCTTAAGAGTGAAGCTGAG GTGGAAATCTTGTGTCGGGGCCAGCCAGTGCTGCCAACACAGCAGCTACAGAACTTAGTCGACTTGTGGTTTCGGACGGCATCAACAGCAAAGAAAGTACCAGCATCTGTTGGCTCATCTGCAAAGGACTTCGTTATGGTTCTATCATACTGTCGAAAAGTCCAAACCCCTTGA